One genomic segment of Lysobacter sp. 5GHs7-4 includes these proteins:
- a CDS encoding amino acid adenylation domain-containing protein, with protein sequence MDGRQEAQADAADRPQTPAAAFERQAALAPARIALIAADRRYDYAELDARANALALRLQALGLAREQLVAVWMERCAALPIALLAVAKAGAAYLPLYVGAAPEQQRQMLAESGARLLLHERGVPPPAFAQDLQCIAVDADEPLPMAHAAPQREDDPAQLAYVMYTSGSSGQPKGICTTAGNIAAFARDRHWRDAADARVLLHSSPAFDASTYELWTPLINGATVVMAPPGALDAAGLRRAIAEHGVTDLWLTAGLFHALAADAASSLRGLRQVIAGGDAVAAAAVRRVQAACPELRVLNGYGPTETTTFATLCELPVLRSDEDEVPIGLPLDGAYLRVLDDAQREVAAGVAGELWIGGAGVARGYLQRPELTAQRFVPDPYGAPGDRLYRSGDRVWRRADGALCFLGRADRQIKLRGFRVEPGEIETRLARLPRVAQAAVRAIDERAGHKRLVAYVARADAGEHDADWLRATAAALAAQLPDYMHPAAWVMLPRLPLTANGKIDLAALPAPAPSAGESDAHSAWRPQEQVLAGVFADVLGLDPATIGADDDFIALGGDSLSAVRVAALAAREGLAVSARQVLAHRSVARLSAAADRDDGDTPIHSEIPSALRVPALPIRAGTQPALFCFHPGSGLSWPYRRLARHLGGDYAIYGLQARSLREAGYLPASVEAMASDYVREIRALQPDGPYRLLGWCLGGATASAAAALLEAQGERVSLLCVVDFFPGQFEAESQPALVPELETEDDAGSADEAHDGAVRAPPRVIAEIDEGYYDISPILFDPETGANTFAIADRYRPAPLNCDLLLVRAAPPRGPAPHSPQYWAPYVRGALRVHDLPCEHALMLNLRYAEQLARLVQAQLDRRERMVMA encoded by the coding sequence ATGGACGGTCGGCAAGAGGCGCAAGCAGACGCGGCGGATCGGCCGCAGACGCCCGCGGCGGCGTTCGAGCGCCAAGCCGCGCTCGCGCCGGCGCGCATCGCCCTGATCGCCGCGGACCGGCGCTACGACTACGCCGAACTCGATGCGCGCGCCAACGCTTTGGCTCTGCGCCTGCAGGCCTTGGGTCTGGCGCGCGAACAGCTGGTGGCGGTGTGGATGGAACGCTGCGCGGCTTTGCCCATCGCCTTGCTGGCGGTGGCCAAGGCCGGCGCCGCCTACCTGCCCTTGTACGTCGGCGCCGCGCCGGAGCAGCAGCGGCAGATGCTGGCCGAGAGCGGCGCGCGCTTACTGCTGCACGAGCGCGGCGTGCCGCCGCCTGCGTTCGCCCAGGATCTGCAATGCATCGCCGTCGATGCCGACGAGCCGCTGCCCATGGCGCACGCCGCCCCGCAACGCGAGGACGACCCGGCGCAGCTGGCCTATGTGATGTACACCTCCGGCTCCAGCGGCCAGCCCAAGGGCATTTGCACCACCGCCGGCAACATCGCCGCGTTCGCGCGCGACCGCCACTGGCGCGACGCCGCCGATGCGCGCGTGCTGCTGCATTCCTCGCCCGCATTCGACGCGTCCACCTACGAGCTGTGGACGCCGTTGATCAACGGCGCGACGGTGGTGATGGCGCCGCCCGGCGCCTTGGACGCCGCCGGCCTGCGGCGCGCGATCGCCGAACACGGCGTCACCGACCTGTGGCTGACCGCGGGCCTGTTCCATGCGTTGGCGGCGGACGCCGCGTCCAGTCTGCGCGGCCTGCGGCAGGTCATCGCCGGCGGCGATGCGGTCGCGGCCGCGGCGGTGCGGCGGGTGCAGGCCGCCTGCCCGGAGCTGCGTGTGCTCAACGGCTACGGGCCCACCGAAACCACCACGTTCGCGACCTTGTGCGAGCTGCCGGTATTGCGCAGCGACGAGGACGAGGTGCCGATCGGACTGCCGCTGGACGGCGCTTACCTACGCGTGCTCGACGACGCCCAGCGCGAAGTGGCGGCAGGTGTCGCCGGCGAGCTGTGGATCGGCGGCGCGGGCGTGGCCCGCGGGTATCTGCAGCGTCCTGAACTCACCGCACAGCGCTTCGTGCCCGATCCGTACGGCGCACCGGGCGATCGCCTCTACCGCAGCGGCGACCGCGTGTGGCGTCGCGCCGACGGCGCGCTGTGCTTTCTCGGACGCGCCGACCGCCAGATCAAGTTGCGCGGGTTCCGCGTGGAACCGGGCGAGATCGAAACGCGCCTGGCGCGCCTGCCGCGCGTGGCGCAGGCGGCGGTGCGGGCGATCGACGAGCGTGCGGGGCACAAACGCCTGGTGGCGTACGTGGCGCGCGCCGACGCCGGCGAGCACGATGCCGACTGGTTGCGTGCCACCGCCGCGGCGCTGGCCGCGCAGCTGCCCGATTACATGCACCCGGCGGCCTGGGTGATGCTGCCGCGCCTGCCGCTGACCGCAAACGGCAAGATCGATCTGGCGGCCTTGCCGGCGCCCGCACCCAGTGCCGGCGAATCCGACGCGCACAGCGCATGGCGCCCGCAGGAACAGGTGCTGGCCGGCGTGTTCGCCGACGTGCTGGGCCTGGACCCGGCGACGATCGGCGCCGACGACGATTTCATCGCCCTGGGCGGCGACAGCCTCAGCGCGGTGCGGGTCGCGGCCTTGGCCGCGCGCGAAGGTCTAGCGGTATCGGCGCGGCAGGTGCTGGCGCACCGCAGCGTGGCGCGCCTGAGCGCGGCCGCGGATCGGGACGACGGCGACACGCCGATCCACAGCGAGATTCCATCGGCGCTGCGGGTGCCGGCCTTGCCCATCCGCGCGGGCACGCAGCCGGCCTTGTTCTGCTTCCATCCCGGCAGCGGACTGAGCTGGCCGTACCGGCGACTGGCGCGCCATCTGGGCGGCGACTACGCCATCTACGGTCTGCAGGCGCGCAGCCTGCGCGAGGCCGGCTACCTGCCCGCATCGGTGGAGGCGATGGCGAGCGACTACGTGCGCGAGATTCGCGCGCTGCAGCCCGACGGCCCGTACCGGCTGCTGGGCTGGTGCCTGGGCGGCGCCACCGCCAGCGCGGCCGCCGCGCTATTGGAGGCGCAGGGCGAGCGCGTATCGCTGCTGTGCGTGGTCGATTTCTTTCCGGGGCAGTTCGAAGCCGAATCGCAGCCCGCGCTGGTGCCGGAGCTGGAGACCGAGGACGACGCAGGCAGCGCCGACGAGGCGCACGACGGCGCCGTCCGCGCGCCGCCGCGCGTGATCGCCGAGATCGACGAGGGCTACTACGACATCTCGCCGATCCTGTTCGACCCCGAGACCGGCGCCAACACCTTCGCCATCGCCGACCGCTACCGGCCCGCGCCCCTGAACTGCGACCTGCTGCTGGTCCGCGCCGCGCCGCCGCGCGGGCCGGCGCCGCACTCGCCGCAGTACTGGGCGCCTTACGTGCGCGGCGCGCTGCGCGTGCACGATCTGCCGTGCGAGCACGCGCTGATGCTCAACCTGCGTTATGCCGAGCAGCTGGCGCGCCTGGTGCAGGCGCAGCTGGATCGGCGCGAGCGCATGGTGATGGCGTGA
- a CDS encoding bile acid:sodium symporter family protein, with protein sequence MQDSQLLQVLLPIAIALIMTGIGMSLTPADFLRIGERPKPVLVGVLGHYVWLPALGFFIAWAFALPPEFAVGLVLVAACPSGSSSNALTYLARGNVALAVSLTVISGLITFLSVPLLVNLALQFFAGERADLQVPFRSTAMHLAALVLIPILLGMGLRRVAPAFALRIEKWTGAFAMLVLFAIIVALVIQQWANLPTLLRGVGLPALALACGATAGGVVLGRLLRLNLPDALTVGIEVGVQNATLAALIALSLMKSEQIAVPALMYGMLMYLPAAAVVIYGRRAARRGQGAPTGPAQ encoded by the coding sequence ATGCAGGACAGCCAGTTGTTGCAGGTGCTGTTGCCGATCGCCATCGCCCTGATCATGACCGGCATCGGCATGTCGCTGACGCCGGCCGATTTCCTGCGCATCGGCGAGCGGCCCAAGCCGGTGCTGGTCGGCGTGCTCGGTCACTACGTCTGGTTGCCGGCGCTGGGCTTCTTCATAGCCTGGGCGTTCGCGCTGCCGCCGGAATTCGCGGTCGGCCTGGTGCTGGTGGCGGCCTGCCCCAGCGGTTCCTCGTCGAATGCGCTCACCTATCTGGCGCGCGGCAATGTCGCGCTGGCCGTCAGCCTGACCGTGATCAGCGGCCTGATCACGTTCCTCAGCGTGCCCTTGCTGGTCAATCTGGCGCTGCAGTTCTTCGCCGGCGAACGCGCCGACCTGCAGGTGCCGTTCCGCAGCACCGCGATGCACCTGGCGGCGCTGGTGCTGATCCCGATCCTGCTGGGCATGGGGCTGCGCCGGGTCGCGCCGGCGTTCGCATTGAGGATCGAGAAATGGACCGGCGCGTTCGCGATGCTGGTGCTGTTCGCGATCATCGTCGCGCTGGTGATCCAGCAGTGGGCCAACCTGCCCACGCTGCTGCGCGGCGTCGGCCTGCCTGCGTTGGCCCTGGCCTGCGGCGCCACCGCCGGCGGCGTCGTGCTGGGACGGTTGTTGCGGCTGAACCTGCCCGATGCGCTGACGGTCGGCATCGAGGTCGGCGTGCAGAACGCCACCCTGGCCGCGCTGATCGCCCTGAGCCTGATGAAGTCGGAGCAGATCGCGGTGCCGGCGCTGATGTACGGCATGCTGATGTATCTGCCGGCGGCGGCGGTGGTGATCTACGGGCGACGCGCCGCGCGGCGTGGGCAAGGTGCGCCGACCGGGCCGGCGCAGTGA
- a CDS encoding glutathione S-transferase N-terminal domain-containing protein produces MSDVALLVGEAFSPWTIKARWALDHCGVDYLYREYTPGLSEPWLRWKLNRWREPVSVPVLLTRRQAVLGSWAIAQYAAQRAGDARLGDMTDIQTWDNISELGLAAARTRVVRAVLADDRALDESVPLLPSGARFLLRPVARRVAQRLDRKYAHLAWPHAHRDALVSLRAALARARSGYVLDRFSYADITMSVLLEAVAPSSGPQVLGPAHRACWRNAELATEFADLLAWRDSLR; encoded by the coding sequence ATGAGCGACGTGGCGCTACTGGTGGGCGAGGCCTTCTCGCCGTGGACCATCAAGGCCCGGTGGGCCTTGGACCATTGCGGCGTCGACTACCTCTACCGCGAGTACACCCCGGGCCTCAGCGAACCGTGGCTGCGCTGGAAATTGAATCGCTGGCGCGAACCCGTGTCGGTGCCGGTGCTGCTGACGCGCCGCCAGGCAGTGCTGGGTTCCTGGGCGATCGCGCAGTACGCGGCGCAGCGCGCCGGCGATGCGCGCCTGGGCGATATGACCGACATCCAAACCTGGGACAACATCAGCGAACTCGGTCTGGCGGCCGCGCGCACGCGCGTGGTGCGTGCGGTGCTGGCCGACGACCGCGCCTTGGACGAGTCGGTGCCGCTGCTGCCCAGCGGCGCGCGCTTCCTGCTGCGGCCGGTCGCGCGCCGCGTCGCCCAACGCCTGGACCGCAAGTACGCGCATCTGGCCTGGCCGCATGCGCACCGCGACGCGCTGGTGAGTTTGCGCGCGGCGCTGGCGCGTGCGCGCAGCGGCTATGTGCTGGACCGTTTCAGCTACGCCGACATCACCATGTCGGTGCTGCTGGAAGCGGTGGCGCCCAGCTCCGGGCCGCAGGTGCTGGGGCCCGCCCATCGCGCCTGTTGGCGCAATGCCGAGCTGGCGACGGAGTTCGCCGATCTGCTGGCGTGGCGGGACAGCTTGCGCTGA
- a CDS encoding sensor histidine kinase has translation MNAWALALGLAGVALAPLAWLAGRRRERRQRARHWLSMVEALSAPASVAFVAWQPREGVVLWSAGAERLLGFEAACVLGRPLPAQLQALPLAAERLHDARAPLRLALRAANGANVDATVALAADGEGLIVAALEDADAGAADARSADVARAQRDALVREVHHRIKNSLQGVAGLLRQHLSDKPLLKPLLEAASAQVSTIAAVHGLHGEAKDGQINLRMLMVRVAASISGIMHVPITVSERCAVLERFSVNEEESVPVAMVLNELIMNAAKHRSRAGVNGIVAIDATAHAQHAEIRISNPGFLPANFDFGAGVSLGNGLSLIRSLLPRRGASIGLAEQGRRVVATLTLQAPDVLSASKDQEAIA, from the coding sequence ATGAACGCCTGGGCGCTGGCGCTGGGCTTGGCTGGCGTCGCGCTGGCGCCGCTGGCCTGGCTGGCGGGGCGGCGTCGCGAGCGCCGCCAGCGCGCGCGGCACTGGCTGTCCATGGTCGAGGCGCTGTCCGCGCCCGCGTCGGTGGCCTTCGTCGCCTGGCAACCGCGCGAGGGCGTGGTGTTGTGGAGCGCCGGTGCCGAGCGACTGTTGGGTTTCGAAGCCGCTTGCGTGCTGGGCCGGCCCTTGCCCGCGCAGTTGCAGGCGTTGCCGCTTGCGGCCGAGCGCTTGCACGATGCGCGGGCGCCGCTGCGCCTGGCGTTGCGCGCCGCCAACGGCGCGAACGTGGACGCGACGGTCGCGCTGGCCGCCGATGGCGAAGGCCTGATCGTCGCGGCCCTTGAGGACGCGGACGCCGGTGCCGCCGACGCGCGTTCGGCCGACGTCGCGCGCGCGCAACGCGACGCGCTGGTCCGCGAGGTGCATCACCGCATCAAGAACAGCCTGCAGGGCGTGGCGGGACTGTTGCGCCAGCATCTGTCCGACAAGCCGCTGCTCAAACCCTTGCTCGAAGCCGCGTCGGCCCAGGTGTCGACGATCGCGGCGGTGCATGGCCTGCACGGCGAGGCCAAGGACGGTCAGATCAACCTGCGCATGCTGATGGTGCGGGTCGCCGCTTCGATTTCCGGCATCATGCACGTGCCGATCACGGTGTCGGAGCGCTGCGCCGTGCTGGAGCGCTTCAGCGTCAACGAAGAGGAGTCCGTGCCGGTGGCGATGGTACTCAACGAGCTCATCATGAACGCCGCGAAGCACCGCTCGCGCGCCGGCGTCAACGGCATCGTCGCCATCGACGCGACCGCCCATGCGCAGCACGCGGAAATCCGCATCAGCAATCCCGGCTTCCTGCCGGCCAATTTCGACTTCGGCGCCGGCGTCAGTCTGGGCAACGGTCTGAGCCTGATCCGTTCGCTGTTGCCGCGGCGCGGCGCCAGCATCGGCCTGGCCGAACAGGGCCGCCGCGTCGTCGCCACGCTGACGCTGCAGGCCCCCGACGTACTGAGCGCCAGCAAGGATCAGGAGGCGATCGCATGA
- a CDS encoding response regulator encodes MSAPRCLLVVDDDRLVLATISRGLQAAGYRVESAQSVDEAIALLDGVRPDLALLDIRMGERGGFELARELQARDGIPFMFLSAYGDEATVEEATELGAVGFLVKPIDIPQIVPAVEAALKRAADLARLRSTGRQLEQALDQQRGISVAIGILMERHRLSRSEAELRLRDTARSQRRKMTDLAEGIVFAADALAASALSGERSE; translated from the coding sequence ATGAGCGCGCCCCGCTGTCTGCTGGTGGTCGACGACGACCGCCTGGTGCTGGCCACGATCAGCCGCGGCTTGCAGGCCGCCGGCTATCGCGTCGAATCGGCGCAGTCGGTGGACGAGGCGATCGCGCTGCTCGACGGCGTGCGCCCGGACCTGGCCCTGCTGGACATTCGCATGGGCGAGCGCGGCGGCTTCGAACTCGCGCGCGAACTGCAGGCGCGCGACGGCATACCCTTCATGTTTCTGTCCGCCTACGGCGACGAGGCCACCGTCGAGGAGGCCACCGAGCTGGGCGCGGTCGGGTTTCTGGTCAAGCCGATCGACATTCCGCAGATCGTGCCGGCGGTGGAGGCGGCGCTGAAGCGCGCCGCCGATCTCGCGCGTCTGCGCAGCACCGGCCGCCAACTGGAGCAGGCGCTGGATCAGCAGCGCGGCATCAGCGTGGCGATCGGCATCCTTATGGAGCGGCATCGGCTGTCGCGCAGCGAGGCCGAACTGCGCCTGCGCGACACCGCCCGCTCGCAACGGCGCAAGATGACCGATCTGGCCGAGGGCATCGTGTTCGCCGCCGACGCGCTGGCGGCGTCCGCGCTGAGCGGCGAACGCTCGGAATAG
- a CDS encoding ATP/GTP-binding protein → MAREYIVLVAGPMGAGKTTAIAALSEIPVVRTEALNTDPARNAKATTTVALDYGEISLGDGDKVRLYGVPGQDRFDFMWRILEKRALGMMLLVDNTASDPLSELERYLHSFEALGARGALVVGITRRDLGRMPPLEAYHARLAQLGRVLPVFSVDARNAAQVRTMLGTLIAMVEAQAARQPTGATA, encoded by the coding sequence ATGGCCCGCGAATACATCGTGCTGGTGGCCGGCCCCATGGGCGCCGGAAAAACCACGGCCATCGCCGCGCTGAGCGAAATTCCGGTGGTGCGCACCGAGGCGCTCAACACCGATCCGGCGCGCAACGCCAAGGCGACCACCACCGTCGCCCTGGACTACGGCGAGATCTCGCTGGGCGACGGCGACAAGGTCCGGCTGTACGGCGTGCCCGGTCAGGACCGCTTCGATTTCATGTGGCGCATCCTGGAAAAGCGCGCGCTGGGCATGATGCTGCTGGTCGACAACACCGCGTCGGATCCGCTGTCGGAGCTGGAGCGCTACCTGCACAGCTTCGAGGCGCTGGGCGCGCGCGGCGCGCTGGTGGTCGGCATCACCCGCCGCGACCTCGGCCGCATGCCGCCGCTGGAGGCCTATCACGCGCGCCTGGCGCAACTCGGCCGCGTGCTGCCGGTGTTTTCCGTGGACGCGCGCAATGCCGCGCAGGTGCGCACCATGCTGGGCACGTTGATCGCGATGGTCGAAGCCCAGGCCGCCCGCCAGCCGACCGGAGCCACCGCATGA
- a CDS encoding roadblock/LC7 domain-containing protein: MSAHELRLPCRDMLEVLVSQTLGVDSAAVVTGDGFEVAAVLREGVAGERLAAMVSSLLALSEAVALELRMSGCRNVIVETETGAVVTLRVPVSGHELLMSVLCSDAASLGSVLYAARDTARALGQRLTI, encoded by the coding sequence ATGAGCGCGCACGAACTGCGGCTGCCCTGCCGCGACATGCTGGAAGTCCTGGTCAGCCAGACCCTGGGCGTGGACTCGGCGGCGGTGGTCACCGGCGATGGCTTCGAAGTCGCCGCGGTGCTGCGCGAAGGCGTCGCCGGCGAGCGGCTGGCGGCCATGGTCAGCTCGCTGCTGGCGTTGAGCGAGGCGGTGGCGCTGGAGCTGCGCATGAGCGGTTGCCGCAACGTCATCGTCGAAACCGAAACCGGCGCGGTGGTCACCTTGCGCGTTCCGGTGTCGGGCCACGAACTGCTGATGAGCGTGCTTTGCAGCGACGCGGCCAGCCTGGGCTCGGTGCTGTACGCCGCGCGCGACACCGCGCGCGCGCTGGGGCAGCGCCTGACGATCTGA
- a CDS encoding EAL domain-containing protein yields the protein MRHRDVAAARSLSWYATPGIKQAQRRIWLGFVALVFAAGLATVVSAAVIEIQAGATAYLVGEGHWSRARLETVYHLDRYAARGDPHDLAQARKALEVPMGDRAARLALERSPPDLDTARRGFRAGRNAEADIPRLIWVYRNFSHAPFFADAVAIWRRAEPHIFRLQAIADRLETHWRQPGAGPAGTELRAELDRISRTLKPMERQFADTLLGGVAQVRVMLLLVSGVLFVVIAALAVLAYYSSLRRIRATESRFRAAFQQASVGMAKLDHEGRVLAANEELAAMLSYSSEYLVGTRFGDHLADGGAAGLSWMDGSTPVERRVRRADGSEFWGRVTPSTVQIESGDGRIFLIVEDVSEARDLTQILTFQASHDGLTGLINRREIEQRLDGLLTQAHGDGRRHTLCFLDLDQFKLINDTCSHAAGDEVLRLIATTLPGHLRPEDWMGRLGGDEFAVLLHDTPVEAATEFAGRINQVLADTCLLWEGHHLALTASIGLVEINADSPSVAWLLRAADTACYLAKDGGRNGIQVYVESDSEVAQRQREMHWVDQTRSAIAEDRLQLYAQRIVPLNDAGGGLQYEILVRLRDVSGNLCYPSAFLPAAERYGQASMIDLQVLILTVQALSRHRAHLNRLELCHVNVSGQSAASRDFCRRAEALLEAHPEVARKLCFELTETASIDRLSQARAFIDAVHARGCLVALDDFGSGLSSFAYLKSLPVDILKIDGLFVRDIDRNDLDYAVVRAITEVARSQGKRTVAEWAENEAVLQRLRDIGVDAAQGYAIHEPCPLQELIRQTGTGAVTANVA from the coding sequence ATGCGGCACAGGGATGTAGCTGCCGCGCGTAGCCTGTCGTGGTACGCGACGCCGGGGATCAAGCAGGCGCAACGACGCATCTGGCTGGGCTTCGTTGCCCTGGTGTTCGCCGCCGGGCTGGCCACGGTGGTGTCCGCCGCCGTCATCGAGATCCAGGCCGGCGCCACCGCCTATCTGGTCGGCGAGGGCCACTGGTCGCGCGCGCGGCTGGAAACCGTCTACCACCTCGACCGTTACGCCGCGCGCGGCGATCCGCACGATCTGGCGCAGGCGCGCAAGGCGCTGGAAGTGCCGATGGGCGACCGCGCCGCGCGTCTGGCGCTGGAGCGCAGTCCGCCGGACCTGGACACCGCGCGGCGCGGCTTTCGCGCCGGCCGCAACGCCGAGGCCGACATCCCGCGTCTGATCTGGGTGTACCGCAACTTCTCGCATGCGCCGTTCTTCGCCGACGCGGTGGCGATCTGGCGCCGGGCCGAACCGCACATCTTCCGCCTGCAGGCCATCGCCGACCGGCTGGAAACGCATTGGCGCCAACCCGGCGCGGGCCCGGCCGGGACCGAGTTGCGCGCGGAGCTGGACCGCATCAGCCGCACGCTGAAACCGATGGAACGCCAGTTCGCCGACACCCTGCTCGGCGGCGTGGCGCAGGTGCGGGTGATGCTGTTGCTGGTCAGCGGCGTGCTGTTCGTGGTGATCGCCGCGCTCGCGGTGCTGGCCTACTACTCCTCGCTGCGCCGCATCCGCGCCACCGAAAGCCGGTTCCGCGCCGCCTTCCAGCAGGCCAGCGTGGGCATGGCCAAGCTCGATCACGAAGGCCGGGTGCTGGCCGCGAACGAAGAGCTGGCGGCTATGCTGTCCTACTCGTCGGAATATCTGGTCGGCACGCGCTTCGGCGATCACCTGGCCGACGGCGGCGCCGCCGGCCTGAGCTGGATGGACGGCTCCACGCCGGTCGAACGGCGCGTGCGGCGCGCCGACGGCAGCGAGTTCTGGGGGCGGGTGACGCCTTCGACGGTGCAGATCGAGAGCGGCGACGGCCGCATCTTCCTCATCGTCGAGGACGTGTCCGAAGCGCGCGACCTGACCCAGATCCTGACCTTCCAGGCCAGCCACGACGGCCTGACCGGCCTGATCAACCGGCGTGAGATCGAACAGCGCCTGGACGGATTGCTGACGCAGGCGCATGGCGACGGGCGCCGCCACACGCTGTGCTTCCTCGATCTGGACCAGTTCAAGCTGATCAACGACACCTGCAGCCACGCCGCCGGCGACGAAGTGCTGCGCTTGATCGCGACCACGCTGCCGGGCCATCTGCGCCCCGAGGACTGGATGGGACGCCTGGGCGGCGACGAGTTCGCCGTGCTGTTGCACGACACGCCGGTGGAGGCCGCGACCGAATTCGCCGGCCGCATCAACCAGGTGCTGGCCGACACCTGCCTGCTGTGGGAGGGCCATCATCTGGCGCTGACGGCCAGCATCGGCTTGGTCGAGATCAACGCCGACAGCCCCAGCGTGGCCTGGTTGCTGCGCGCCGCCGATACCGCCTGCTACCTGGCCAAGGACGGCGGCCGCAACGGCATCCAGGTGTACGTCGAAAGCGACAGCGAGGTCGCTCAGCGTCAGCGCGAGATGCATTGGGTCGATCAGACGCGCTCGGCGATCGCCGAGGACCGCCTGCAGTTGTACGCGCAGCGCATCGTGCCGCTCAACGACGCCGGCGGCGGACTGCAGTACGAAATCCTGGTGCGCCTGCGCGATGTCAGCGGCAACCTGTGCTACCCCAGCGCCTTCCTGCCCGCGGCCGAGCGCTACGGTCAGGCCAGCATGATCGACCTGCAGGTGCTGATCCTCACCGTGCAGGCGCTGTCGCGCCATCGCGCGCATCTGAACCGGCTGGAGCTGTGCCATGTCAACGTGTCGGGTCAGTCGGCCGCCTCGCGCGACTTCTGCCGCCGCGCCGAGGCCTTGCTGGAGGCGCATCCCGAGGTCGCGCGCAAGCTGTGTTTCGAACTGACCGAAACCGCGTCGATCGACCGGCTGTCGCAGGCGCGCGCTTTCATCGATGCCGTGCATGCGCGCGGCTGCCTGGTGGCGCTGGACGATTTCGGCAGCGGACTGTCCTCGTTCGCGTATCTCAAAAGCCTGCCGGTGGACATCCTCAAGATCGACGGACTGTTCGTGCGCGACATCGACCGCAACGATCTCGACTACGCCGTGGTGCGCGCCATCACCGAAGTCGCGCGCTCGCAGGGCAAGCGCACCGTGGCCGAGTGGGCGGAGAACGAGGCGGTGCTGCAGCGCCTGCGCGACATCGGCGTGGACGCGGCGCAGGGCTATGCCATCCACGAGCCTTGCCCCTTGCAGGAGCTGATCCGCCAGACCGGCACCGGGGCGGTGACCGCCAACGTGGCCTGA
- a CDS encoding M56 family metallopeptidase, with translation MAATTLAYVFELLAFALFATLLQGGLLWLSWQLLSRAIPAAQPQRRYRIAGAHFALLAALPVLTVAGFHLLFVAMGGEISREKPAADLWPLANGTPYLGLPAAVAACWLLGAALHCLRLARELVRLARWPLRMPSPDLVAAVERLRTTVPGHRRLIARVAEVACPQIVGLRRPVLMVPADFMTASPAAERDAILLHELAHARRRDFAWNLLQRLALAGVWFHPAAWALHRRMAAEREAVCDASAVRHGATPAALARGLLRLAQTREPSRIAMASSGGAALSERVQRLLMPAAAPVAPLRRTLTAAGLLALAAVAAALATPGFNAARMRELYIASGFGPTVVVNARDPAGSFALRIRQGRVVQASIERQSVPSERIVQNGDSVVLLGANRRPALALQVFANGRIRWDARD, from the coding sequence ATGGCGGCCACCACGCTGGCGTACGTGTTCGAGCTGCTGGCGTTCGCCCTGTTCGCGACCCTGTTGCAAGGCGGCCTGCTGTGGCTGTCGTGGCAGCTGTTGAGCCGCGCGATTCCCGCCGCCCAGCCGCAACGGCGCTACCGGATCGCCGGCGCGCACTTCGCGCTGCTGGCGGCGTTGCCCGTACTGACCGTTGCCGGCTTCCACCTGCTGTTCGTGGCCATGGGCGGCGAGATCTCCCGCGAGAAACCGGCCGCGGACCTGTGGCCGCTGGCGAACGGCACGCCGTATCTCGGCTTGCCGGCGGCGGTGGCGGCCTGCTGGCTGCTGGGTGCGGCGCTGCACTGCCTGCGGCTGGCGCGCGAGCTGGTCCGATTGGCGCGATGGCCGCTGCGCATGCCGTCGCCCGATCTGGTCGCGGCGGTCGAGCGTTTGCGCACCACGGTGCCGGGCCACCGCAGGTTGATCGCGCGCGTGGCGGAGGTCGCCTGCCCGCAGATCGTCGGGCTGCGGCGGCCGGTGCTGATGGTGCCTGCGGATTTCATGACGGCATCGCCGGCCGCCGAACGCGACGCTATCTTGCTGCACGAGCTGGCGCACGCGCGCCGCCGCGATTTCGCCTGGAACCTGCTGCAGCGGCTGGCATTGGCCGGGGTCTGGTTCCATCCGGCGGCGTGGGCGCTGCACCGGCGCATGGCGGCGGAACGCGAGGCCGTGTGCGATGCGTCGGCGGTGCGCCACGGCGCCACGCCGGCCGCGCTCGCGCGCGGCTTGCTGCGTTTGGCGCAGACGCGCGAGCCGTCGCGCATCGCGATGGCGTCTTCCGGCGGCGCCGCCTTGAGCGAACGCGTGCAGCGCCTGCTCATGCCCGCGGCGGCGCCGGTCGCGCCGCTGCGGCGGACGCTCACCGCTGCCGGCCTGCTGGCGCTGGCCGCGGTCGCGGCGGCGCTGGCCACACCGGGGTTCAACGCCGCGCGCATGCGCGAGCTGTACATCGCCAGCGGCTTCGGGCCGACGGTGGTCGTCAACGCGCGCGACCCCGCCGGCAGTTTCGCGCTGCGCATCCGCCAGGGTCGGGTCGTGCAGGCCTCGATCGAGCGCCAATCGGTGCCCAGCGAACGCATCGTGCAGAACGGCGATTCGGTGGTGCTGCTGGGCGCGAACCGTCGCCCGGCGCTGGCGCTGCAGGTGTTCGCCAATGGGCGCATTCGCTGGGATGCGCGCGACTGA